Sequence from the Luteibacter aegosomaticola genome:
CGATACGCGTAACAGCTACTGGGCACCGACCCGCGGTGGCCAGCTCTCGCTGTCGATCTCGGGTGCCCTGCCCGGTTCCACCGTGCAGTACTACAAGATCTTCGGCGAAGCCAACCATTACTGGCCGATCGGCAAGGGCTTCGTGCTCTACCTCGATGGCCAGGTCGGTTACGGCAAGACGTACGGCCAGACCTACGACCACGACGGCTACGGCACCAACGCCGATGGCTCGCCGAACTTCAACGACGTCATCTACAAGAAGGGCGACAAGGTCGCGTTCCCGTTCTGGGAGAACTACTACGCCGGTGGTGTGCGCGACGTCCGCGGCTTCCAGGACAACACCCTGGGTCCCCGCCTGTGCGACGGCGGCAGCCTCAGCTCCACGCCGGACAAGAAGAACCAGTGCTCGGGCGGCTATTACAGCTACGGCCAGCCGGTCGGTGGCGCGTTCAAGACCCTCGGTACCGCGCAGGTCTTCCTGCCGCTGCCGTTCCTGAAGGATGTGAACACCGCCCGCGTGTCGTGGTTCGTCGACGTCGGTAACGTCTACGAGAGCTACTCCACGTTCAAGGCCAGCGAGCTGCGTGCCTCCACCGGTCTCTCGCTGCAGTGGCAGGCGCCGATCGGCCCGCTGATCATCAACTTCGCGGTGCCGTTCCGTAAGCAGGCCGGCGACAACCGCTTCGTCGAACGCATCCAGTTCACCTTCGGCAACCAGTTCTAAAAATCGCACTGTTTGTACAATCCCGGGGTGGCAGGTCTAAAAACCTTGCCACCCCTTTTCTTTCTGGGAGTCCCCCCCGTGAGCGGCAACCCCCACTACACCCTCGCCGAACTGGCTGAACGCTTCGGCCTGGATGCGCATGGCGACCCGGCCACGACCGTGGACGGCGTCGGTACCCTGGCCGCGGCCACGCCGTCCCAGTTCACCTTCCTGTCCAACCCGAAGTACACCTCGCAGCTGGCGGAGACCCAGGCCGGCATCGTCGTGCTCAACGCGGATGCCCTGCCCCTGCGCCAGGGTGCGGCCCTCGTCGCGAAGGACCCGTACGTGGCCTACGCGAAGATCGCCGCCCTGTTCGACGTGATGGGCGATGCCCCGCGCGGGATCCACGCCAGTGCCGTGGTCGCGCCCTCGGCGCGCATCCACGCGACAGCCAGCATCGGCCCCTGCTGCGTCGTCGAGGACGGCGCGGTGGTGGAAGAAGGCGCCATCCTCGGCCCGCATTGCACGATCGGCCCAGGCTGCGTCGTGGGCGCCCACTCGCGCCTCGTGGCACGCGTCACCCTGGTGATCCGGGTCACGCTGGGCAAGCGCGTACTGGTCCACCCAGGCGCCGTCATCGGCTCCGATGGCTTCGGTCTCGCCTTCGACCGCGACCACTGGGTGAAACTGCCCCAGCTGGGCGGCGTGCGCATCGGTGACGATTGTGAAATCGGGGCCAATACCACGATCGACCGTGGTGCCCTGGAAGACACCGTGCTCGAGGAGGATGTCCGCCTCGATAACCAGATCCAGATCGCCCATAACGTGCACATCGGCGCCCATACGGCCATGGCAGGGTGCTCTGCGGTGGCTGGTAGTGCGAAAATCGGCCGCTACTGCCTGATCGGCGGTAATGCCGGGATCCTCGGCCACCTCGAAGTGGCCGACCGGGTTACCATCACGGCCAAGAGCCTGGTCACGGCATCCATCCGGGAGCCAGGCGAATATTCGTCAGGCTCCCCGCTGCAGGAAAACCGTCAATGGCGGCGTAATGCGGCGCGAATGAAACACCTAGACGAGTTTGCGCGCCGCCTTTCGGCGCTGGAAAAGGATAAAGGGCAATGACCGATACGAATGCTGCCGTGAAGCTCCCGGTGGGTGTCGAAGAGATCCAGCGGCTGCTGCCGCACCGCTACCCGTTCCTGCTGGTGGACCGGGTGACGGAGATCGACCCGGGCAAGACCATCACGGCGATCAAGAACGTCACGATCAACGAGCCGTTCTTCCAGGGTCATTTCCCCGGCCATCCGGTGATGCCGGGCGTGCTCATCGTCGAAGCCATGGCGCAGACCGCAGGCCTGCTCACCCAGATCACCAGCCAGATGGATGGTGCCGCCGGCAGCCCGCTGTTCTACCTCGTGAAGGTCGATAACGCGCGCTTCTCCGCCGTGGTCTCGCCGGGCGACCAGCTGGTGATGACGGTCTCGCTGAAGCGCCTCATTCGCGGCATGGGCCTGTTCGAAGCCAAGGCCCTCGTCGATGGCAACGTCGTCGCCTGCTGCGAACTGATGTGCGCCGCGAGGAACGACAAATGATCCACCCGACCGCGCAGATCGATCCGTCCGCGCGGATCGCGGATAACGTCAGCATCGGTGCGTACAGCATCATCGGTGCCGACGTGGTCATCGGCGAAGGCACCAGCATCGGCCCGCACGTCGTGATCGAGGGCCCTACGGTCATCGGCCGCGATAACCGCATCCTGCAGTTCGCCTCCATCGGTGGGCCGCCGCAGGACAAGAAATGGCAGGGCGAGCGTACCGAGGTCATCATCGGCGACCGCAACCTCATCCGCGAATTCGTCACGATCAACCGCGGCACCGGCGACGGTGGCGGCATTACGCGTGTCGGCAACGACAACTGGCTGCTGGCCTACGTGCACATTGCGCACGATTGCCAGGTGGGCAACCACATCGTGTTTTCGAACTACTCGGCACTGGCTGGCCACGCCGAAATCGGCGACTGGACGATCATGTCGGGCTATTCGGGCGTGCACCAGTTCTGCAAGGTGGGTGCGCATGCGTTCATCGGCATGGGCTGCCTGGTGGGTTCCGACGTGCCGCCGTTCGTCATGATGGCCAACGAAACCCGTGGCCGCCCGCGTGGCATCAATAGCGAAGGCCTGAAGCGCCGCGGTTTCGATACCGCCCGCATCGCCTCGATCAAGCGCGCCTACCGCACCCTCTACATGGCGGGCCTCCCGCTGGCCGAGGCGCGCGAGCAACTGGTGACGCTGGCTGAAACCAGCGAAGACGTGCGCCAGATGCTCGAGTTCCTCGATCGCAGCGAGCGCTCGCTCGCTCGTTGACGGCCGTGGCTGACGCACCCGTCATCGC
This genomic interval carries:
- the lpxD gene encoding UDP-3-O-(3-hydroxymyristoyl)glucosamine N-acyltransferase — protein: MSGNPHYTLAELAERFGLDAHGDPATTVDGVGTLAAATPSQFTFLSNPKYTSQLAETQAGIVVLNADALPLRQGAALVAKDPYVAYAKIAALFDVMGDAPRGIHASAVVAPSARIHATASIGPCCVVEDGAVVEEGAILGPHCTIGPGCVVGAHSRLVARVTLVIRVTLGKRVLVHPGAVIGSDGFGLAFDRDHWVKLPQLGGVRIGDDCEIGANTTIDRGALEDTVLEEDVRLDNQIQIAHNVHIGAHTAMAGCSAVAGSAKIGRYCLIGGNAGILGHLEVADRVTITAKSLVTASIREPGEYSSGSPLQENRQWRRNAARMKHLDEFARRLSALEKDKGQ
- the fabZ gene encoding 3-hydroxyacyl-ACP dehydratase FabZ, giving the protein MTDTNAAVKLPVGVEEIQRLLPHRYPFLLVDRVTEIDPGKTITAIKNVTINEPFFQGHFPGHPVMPGVLIVEAMAQTAGLLTQITSQMDGAAGSPLFYLVKVDNARFSAVVSPGDQLVMTVSLKRLIRGMGLFEAKALVDGNVVACCELMCAARNDK
- the lpxA gene encoding acyl-ACP--UDP-N-acetylglucosamine O-acyltransferase, which codes for MIHPTAQIDPSARIADNVSIGAYSIIGADVVIGEGTSIGPHVVIEGPTVIGRDNRILQFASIGGPPQDKKWQGERTEVIIGDRNLIREFVTINRGTGDGGGITRVGNDNWLLAYVHIAHDCQVGNHIVFSNYSALAGHAEIGDWTIMSGYSGVHQFCKVGAHAFIGMGCLVGSDVPPFVMMANETRGRPRGINSEGLKRRGFDTARIASIKRAYRTLYMAGLPLAEAREQLVTLAETSEDVRQMLEFLDRSERSLAR